In a genomic window of Perognathus longimembris pacificus isolate PPM17 chromosome 21, ASM2315922v1, whole genome shotgun sequence:
- the LOC125339692 gene encoding uncharacterized protein LOC125339692: MELRYMPSIYCASTAEKCLNLHRKDPDPPLVPQFVPKVDQSFPKGETDSQLKHPALPEEIISFPLAQFTSNPLMNAPQELAARGNRTVKVRVPFSVKYLTQCKDRLGNFSEDPGRFMQEFQDILDTFDWTWEDLDIIFSHCCSSGEKHHIWVAAQQFADEQHAINGTFPLGAYAVPNCDPLWNYEPKQRGSTQVLMMIQYLQEGMRRDAKTRADYSKIKEVIQGPDENPALFKRRLTEALRKYSSVDPESELFPLLLSIHFIYQSAPDIHRKLQDAFETYSVSLDKLMEIAFCVFNNRDRVEERRQRARERKQIQRQHSFWLIFTMP, encoded by the exons ATGGAATTAAGATATATGCCAAGTATATATTGTGCTTCTACAGCTGAAAAGTGTCTAAACCTGCATAGAAAAGATCCAGATCCCCCTTTAGTTCCCCAGTTTGTCCCAAAGGTGGATCAGTCATTTCCCAAAGGGGAAACCGACTCCCAACTGAAACACCCAGCCCTGCCTGAGGAGATCATCTCATTTCCTTTGGCACAGTTTACTTCTAACCCCTTAATGAATGCTCCCCAGGAGCTAGCCGCTAGAGGGAACAGAACTGTTAAAGTCCGTGTGCCCTTTTCAGTGAAGTACCTTACACAATGCAAAGATAGACTAGGTAACTTTTCTGAGGATCCAGGTAGATTCATGCAGGAATTCCAGGATATACTTGACACCTTTGATTGGACCTGGGAAGATCtagacataattttttctcattgtTGCTCTTCTGGTGAAAAACACCATATTTGGGTTGCTGCCCAACAATTTGCTGATGAACAACATGCCATTAATGGCACATTTCCCTTAGGTGCATATGCGGTACCCAATTGTGACCCCCTCTGGAACTACGAGCCCAAGCAAAGAGGGAGCACACAGGTATTAATGATGATCCAGTATCTCCAGGAGGGCATGAGGAGAG ATGCCAAGACAAGGGCTGACTATAGCAAGATAAAAGAAGTAATTCAGGGGCCGGATGAAAACCCTGCCCTCTTTAAGAGGAGACTTACAGAAGCTCTTAGAAAGTATAGTAGTGTGGATCCAGAGTCTGAACTTTTCCCTTTACTCCTAAGTATACATTTCATTTACCAGTCAGCCCCTGATATACATAGAAAGCTTCAAGATGCGTTTGAGACCTACTCAGTCTCTCTCGACAAATTGATGGAGATTGCTTTCTGTGTGTTTAACAATAGGGACCGGGTAgaggaaaggaggcagagagctagGGAAAGGAAACAAATCCAAAGGCAGCACAGTTTTTGGCTGATCTTCACAATGCCCTGA